A genome region from Maniola jurtina chromosome 22, ilManJurt1.1, whole genome shotgun sequence includes the following:
- the LOC123876928 gene encoding MICOS complex subunit Mic10-like → MPKPDKRDFVDRYNACFVDFGLKVVTGLIIGSMLGGFFLRGYRKWPMYIGGGLGVGMAYSNCENSLNDYLLSMDPKICTIKKQP, encoded by the exons ATGCCTAAACCTGATAAGAGAGATTTCGTAGACAGATATAACGCGTGTTTTGTGGATTTTGGTCTCAAAGTAG TGACAGGACTCATAATCGGCAGTATGCTGGGTGGGTTCTTCCTGCGCGGGTACCGGAAATGGCCGATGTATATCGGAGGTGGCCTCGGAGTGGGCATGGCGTACAGCAACTGTGAGAACAGCCTGAACGACTATCTGCTGTCCATGGACCCGAAGATCTGTACAATAAA AAAGCAGCCCTGA